From the genome of Clostridium sp. BNL1100, one region includes:
- a CDS encoding isocitrate/isopropylmalate family dehydrogenase: protein MFEPVHGSAPDIAGQGKANPLAAIWSVSQMLDFFGYENWGSKVLNAIEQVMVEKKYLTPDMSGTSKTNDVGDAVIEVLKRLA, encoded by the coding sequence ATGTTTGAACCCGTACACGGTTCGGCACCAGACATAGCAGGACAAGGTAAAGCAAATCCTCTGGCGGCAATATGGTCAGTAAGCCAAATGCTTGATTTCTTCGGTTATGAAAATTGGGGAAGTAAAGTATTAAATGCAATAGAGCAGGTAATGGTAGAAAAGAAGTATTTGACTCCGGATATGAGCGGAACTTCAAAGACAAATGATGTTGGAGATGCGGTAATTGAAGTACTGAAAAGATTAGCTTAA
- a CDS encoding PRC-barrel domain-containing protein: MKKTEEVIGLPIISICDGEEVGKVKGVIVNAAKGAVDYVVVENGIQILNAKVISAKDVIGIGEYALTIENEAVINDISKIPAAIDHLQKNIPVKGTRVMTKKGSLIGEIGDIYVDEDNSCSIFALEFISIKDQKNIRLIPRESVITFGKNLIVVQENVESALADDISKLESGIENDGSDTIQTNNTIIDENIESGSMSELMEKKHRDFLNGKRVSKTIYDNEGKVLIEEDTLIDEDVFDLAKAYDKVIDLVMNNK; encoded by the coding sequence ATGAAAAAAACTGAAGAGGTAATAGGTTTACCTATAATTAGTATTTGTGACGGTGAAGAAGTTGGTAAGGTAAAGGGAGTTATAGTTAATGCTGCAAAAGGTGCGGTTGACTATGTTGTAGTAGAAAACGGAATACAGATTCTAAATGCAAAAGTTATTTCTGCAAAGGATGTAATAGGAATCGGTGAATATGCACTGACGATTGAAAATGAAGCTGTTATAAATGATATTAGCAAAATACCAGCTGCCATAGACCATCTACAAAAAAATATACCCGTTAAAGGCACAAGAGTTATGACCAAAAAGGGAAGCTTAATAGGTGAAATAGGGGATATCTATGTAGATGAAGATAACAGTTGTTCGATATTTGCGCTGGAGTTCATTTCAATTAAAGACCAAAAAAATATAAGACTAATTCCAAGAGAAAGTGTTATAACCTTTGGTAAAAACCTAATAGTTGTACAGGAAAATGTTGAATCTGCACTCGCTGATGATATTTCAAAGTTAGAATCAGGGATAGAAAACGATGGTTCAGATACAATCCAAACAAACAATACAATTATCGACGAAAATATTGAATCAGGTTCAATGAGTGAGCTTATGGAAAAGAAACACCGTGATTTTCTTAATGGCAAAAGAGTATCGAAAACCATATATGACAATGAGGGAAAAGTATTGATAGAAGAGGATACTCTCATTGACGAGGATGTATTTGATCTGGCAAAAGCATATGACAAGGTAATTGACTTAGTAATGAATAACAAATAA
- a CDS encoding adaptor protein MecA produces the protein MRIEKVNENVLRVTITLNDLEERNIDISSLNYNSPAAQELFWDMMERAEEEYGFASADSQLVFEASPENEDGFVVTITKIDSDGEFESIQKYIKSKYKNSDLRQKKKKSKVCSTLNIYCFDSIEDLCQLAKRIYPLYNGESTVYRFKSSYYLLLAGSSSSPQLEIIMDEYSAHVGNANFFEGYLNEYGERIIHENALETLNVYF, from the coding sequence ATGAGAATAGAAAAAGTTAATGAAAATGTACTGAGGGTCACAATCACATTAAATGACCTGGAAGAAAGAAATATTGATATTTCTTCTCTGAATTATAATTCACCTGCCGCCCAGGAATTATTCTGGGATATGATGGAACGTGCCGAAGAAGAGTACGGTTTCGCATCCGCTGATTCTCAGCTGGTATTTGAAGCCTCTCCGGAAAATGAGGACGGATTTGTTGTAACTATTACAAAGATTGACTCAGACGGCGAATTTGAATCTATTCAAAAATATATCAAAAGCAAATATAAGAATTCTGATTTGAGGCAGAAAAAGAAAAAAAGCAAGGTTTGCTCCACTTTGAACATATACTGTTTTGATTCAATTGAAGACTTATGCCAATTGGCAAAAAGGATTTATCCATTGTACAACGGTGAAAGTACTGTTTATAGGTTTAAAAGCAGTTATTACCTTCTACTTGCCGGGTCTTCATCCTCTCCTCAATTGGAGATAATTATGGATGAGTATTCTGCTCATGTGGGAAATGCCAACTTTTTCGAAGGCTATCTGAATGAATACGGAGAAAGGATTATCCATGAAAACGCTTTAGAAACTTTAAACGTTTACTTTTAA
- a CDS encoding Maf family protein — translation MRNIVLASSSPRRKDLLRQIKLPFEIIPSEIDENISELTGTPAQKAEQLAYQKARDVSNRVKKGLVLGADTIVVIDDEILGKPKDTEDAYEMLKKLSGKEHEVITGVCLIDLDNKIELIQHETTIVQFIELDDEKIRAYIKSGEAYDKAGSYAAQGVGAIFVKGIKGCYSNVVGLPLTRLSDMLEKLQESVIK, via the coding sequence ATGAGAAATATAGTTTTGGCATCATCGTCACCAAGAAGAAAAGACTTACTGAGACAAATAAAATTACCATTTGAAATTATTCCAAGCGAAATTGATGAGAATATAAGTGAGTTGACAGGTACTCCGGCCCAAAAAGCAGAACAACTGGCATATCAAAAAGCAAGAGATGTTTCTAACAGAGTAAAAAAAGGTTTGGTTTTAGGCGCAGATACAATTGTAGTAATTGACGATGAGATTTTAGGCAAGCCTAAAGACACCGAAGATGCTTATGAAATGCTTAAAAAGCTTAGCGGAAAGGAACATGAGGTAATCACCGGAGTATGTCTGATTGACCTAGATAACAAGATTGAGCTTATACAACATGAAACAACCATCGTACAATTTATAGAGCTGGATGATGAAAAAATCAGAGCGTATATTAAAAGCGGTGAGGCATATGATAAAGCGGGTTCTTATGCAGCTCAGGGTGTCGGGGCAATATTTGTAAAGGGAATAAAAGGATGTTATTCAAATGTTGTCGGGCTTCCGTTAACCAGACTAAGTGATATGTTGGAAAAGCTTCAGGAAAGCGTTATTAAATAA
- the radC gene encoding DNA repair protein RadC, which yields MDRLKIKELPICERPYEKMSEVGADCLSNAELLAIVIKTGTRAYTAVELAQKVLKLSQDGRLSSLNNLSIEQLMKVKGIGRVKAIQIKAVLEFSKRIATSNGVVRHFVKSADDVSNLMMEEMRYLKKEMFKAILLDTKNKVLKIVSISTGSLNASIVHPREVFSEAVKCGCNSIIFVHNHPSGDPTPSNEDIRTTDRLVNAGDILGIKVLDHIVLGDGRYVSLKEQGFI from the coding sequence ATGGATAGGTTAAAGATAAAAGAGCTTCCCATATGCGAGAGGCCTTATGAAAAAATGTCGGAAGTGGGGGCAGACTGCCTGTCAAACGCCGAATTGCTTGCTATAGTAATTAAGACAGGAACCAGAGCTTACACAGCTGTAGAGCTTGCACAGAAGGTTTTAAAGCTTTCTCAGGACGGAAGACTTTCCTCCCTTAACAACCTCTCTATTGAACAGCTTATGAAAGTAAAGGGAATTGGCCGTGTAAAGGCGATTCAGATAAAAGCTGTGCTTGAGTTTTCAAAAAGAATAGCAACGAGCAACGGAGTTGTACGCCATTTTGTCAAAAGTGCCGATGATGTAAGTAATCTGATGATGGAAGAAATGCGATACTTGAAAAAGGAAATGTTCAAAGCTATTCTACTGGATACAAAAAATAAAGTATTAAAAATAGTGAGTATTTCAACAGGCAGTTTGAATGCTTCCATAGTTCATCCCAGAGAGGTTTTCAGCGAAGCTGTGAAATGCGGCTGCAACAGTATTATATTTGTACATAATCATCCCAGTGGGGATCCGACACCCAGTAACGAAGATATACGTACTACTGACAGACTTGTAAATGCGGGAGACATATTGGGGATAAAGGTATTGGACCATATTGTACTGGGTGATGGAAGATATGTGAGTTTAAAAGAACAAGGCTTTATTTAG
- a CDS encoding rod shape-determining protein: MSFFARDIGIDLGTANTLVHVKGKGIVVREPSVVAVNIKNNEVLAVGEAAKEMIGRTPGNIVAIRPMKDGVIADFDITQNMIKYFIKKAMSQGRFSKPRVVICVPSGVTEVEKRAVEDATLQAGAKEAYLIEEPMAAAIGAELPVEEPYGSMVVDIGGGTSEVAVISLGGIVTSKSLRIAGDELDESIAHYIKKEYSLMIGERSAEEIKVTIGSAFPKAKEEKMMIRGRDLITGLPKNIEITSTEINEALKEPVNAIIDSIKYTLEKTPPELAADIMDRGIMLTGGGALLDGLDKLIKQETGMPVSIAENPLDCVALGTGKVLEEIETLKKVLLSPQRLK, translated from the coding sequence ATGAGTTTTTTTGCAAGAGATATTGGTATAGATTTGGGAACTGCGAATACATTGGTACATGTTAAGGGAAAAGGAATCGTCGTCAGAGAGCCGTCTGTTGTAGCAGTTAACATTAAAAATAACGAAGTATTGGCGGTAGGAGAAGCCGCAAAAGAAATGATTGGACGTACGCCGGGCAATATTGTAGCAATCAGACCGATGAAAGATGGTGTTATAGCTGATTTTGACATAACTCAGAATATGATAAAGTACTTCATAAAAAAGGCTATGTCTCAAGGCAGGTTCAGTAAGCCAAGAGTTGTTATATGTGTTCCGTCAGGTGTTACAGAGGTTGAAAAGAGAGCTGTTGAGGATGCGACTCTACAGGCAGGTGCAAAAGAAGCCTACCTTATTGAGGAACCAATGGCAGCTGCAATTGGTGCGGAATTACCTGTAGAAGAACCGTACGGAAGCATGGTTGTTGATATAGGAGGGGGTACTTCGGAAGTTGCAGTAATATCTCTCGGAGGTATCGTTACAAGTAAGTCACTTAGAATTGCAGGAGATGAATTGGACGAATCAATCGCCCACTACATTAAAAAGGAATACAGCCTTATGATAGGTGAGCGTTCTGCTGAAGAAATCAAGGTTACAATAGGAAGTGCTTTTCCTAAGGCGAAAGAAGAAAAAATGATGATAAGGGGAAGAGACCTTATTACAGGTTTACCTAAGAACATCGAAATAACCTCCACAGAAATAAATGAAGCGTTGAAGGAGCCTGTCAATGCCATAATAGATTCCATAAAATATACCCTTGAGAAAACTCCGCCTGAGTTAGCTGCCGATATTATGGACAGAGGAATAATGCTCACAGGAGGAGGGGCGCTTCTTGATGGTTTGGATAAGCTGATAAAGCAGGAGACAGGTATGCCTGTTTCAATAGCTGAAAATCCTCTTGATTGCGTTGCTTTGGGAACAGGTAAAGTCCTGGAGGAAATAGAGACACTGAAAAAGGTTCTTTTATCGCCACAGAGGTTAAAATAA
- the mreC gene encoding rod shape-determining protein MreC, with translation MKYFKSRALVVTIIILILIVCIGLTVNPASNINWIGNLISVPFTSVEKAFSYTGQKVGDGINLFDNVQKLQAENKELREKIDKLNNERTEYLRLKRENEDLRKVFDLKDQLADSDFVGANIIARDGGNLFNIFLTDKGSANGIDYNMPVITSKGLVGKVVSAQPFSSKIISIIEDGSSVSAIVAKSGDYVVVKGDIKLEKEGLCKLEYIPAELDLIQGDVIETSGIGGIYPKGITIGTVKEIRSGESDLDKYAIIQPAADLKRLNQVVILRNKEAQSKSEMENADK, from the coding sequence TTGAAGTATTTTAAAAGTAGGGCGTTGGTAGTTACAATAATAATATTAATTCTTATTGTGTGTATAGGCTTGACCGTAAATCCGGCAAGTAACATAAACTGGATAGGGAACTTGATTTCAGTACCCTTTACATCTGTTGAAAAAGCATTTTCGTATACAGGACAGAAGGTTGGGGATGGAATAAATCTTTTTGACAATGTTCAAAAGCTGCAAGCTGAAAACAAGGAGTTAAGAGAAAAAATTGATAAGTTAAATAACGAAAGAACCGAGTATTTAAGGCTGAAAAGGGAAAATGAAGACTTGCGGAAAGTTTTTGATTTGAAAGATCAGCTGGCAGACTCTGATTTTGTTGGTGCCAATATAATAGCTAGAGATGGCGGAAATCTCTTTAATATCTTTTTAACGGATAAAGGGTCTGCTAACGGAATTGATTACAATATGCCGGTTATTACCAGCAAAGGCCTTGTGGGAAAAGTAGTGTCTGCACAACCTTTTTCTTCCAAAATTATAAGTATCATTGAAGATGGAAGCTCTGTAAGTGCCATTGTTGCAAAAAGTGGCGACTATGTTGTTGTAAAGGGAGACATTAAGCTGGAAAAGGAAGGTTTGTGTAAACTGGAATATATTCCCGCAGAGCTTGACCTGATTCAGGGAGATGTAATTGAAACATCCGGAATCGGAGGTATTTATCCAAAGGGTATTACCATAGGAACAGTCAAGGAAATAAGATCAGGAGAAAGCGATCTTGACAAATATGCAATTATTCAGCCTGCAGCCGATTTAAAAAGACTAAATCAGGTGGTAATACTCAGAAATAAAGAAGCACAATCAAAGTCGGAAATGGAAAATGCAGACAAATGA
- the mreD gene encoding rod shape-determining protein MreD, translating into MRNKVILYAILIFIFVTAQVTLLNNFAIFGVSPNLVIILIVSISLLKGKTDGAVVGFSAGLCMDAVIGVALGYHALVGMLLGLALGNINKRLFKENILVMAFCTFLSTYIFESAIIFASYLLGLKIEFIATLKTVILPESLVNCVLGIVIFVIIILLDRKFLEVEEKNRY; encoded by the coding sequence ATGAGAAATAAAGTAATTTTATATGCTATACTTATATTCATATTTGTAACTGCACAGGTTACATTATTGAATAACTTTGCAATTTTTGGAGTATCTCCGAATCTTGTTATTATTTTAATAGTGAGTATTTCACTGCTGAAAGGCAAGACGGACGGTGCGGTTGTTGGCTTTTCTGCGGGATTATGCATGGATGCCGTAATAGGTGTTGCCTTAGGGTATCATGCTCTTGTGGGAATGCTTCTCGGACTTGCATTGGGCAATATAAACAAAAGGCTTTTTAAGGAAAATATACTTGTAATGGCTTTTTGTACTTTTTTATCTACATATATTTTCGAGTCTGCGATTATATTTGCATCCTACTTACTGGGCCTAAAAATCGAGTTTATTGCAACCCTCAAAACTGTGATTTTACCGGAGTCGCTGGTGAACTGTGTTTTGGGTATCGTTATATTTGTAATTATCATATTGTTGGACAGAAAATTTTTAGAGGTTGAAGAAAAAAACAGGTACTAA
- the mrdA gene encoding penicillin-binding protein 2 produces the protein MKQFFKDRYTIVGIAIVLMFSVIVYQLANMQLVQGENYYTQSQSKIMRSTTILAERGNILDRYGVPVAVNSTSYSVILMDTGLGSKKLNEMMYKILKVLEKNGDSYNKTFSKYLTYPVGFGTMLKNNENRKKTLKIMTGYDFKGFDQDSTPEEVYEYVKDMVFKVDDKYSEKDAYDIMTLRFQGISMDPVLADSISTKTIAELEERSDEFPGVIIESVPSRKYVDAKYAGQLIGHVGPIDAEELAKNSDAGYKMTDIIGKSGVELTTEGYLRGTNGYRRVEVDDNGKPRTVSEEAVKPGSDVVLTIDMGLQKVAMDSLAKNIKLIRESSDKKNRHDAFAGAAVAIDVNTGEVLALANYPSYDPSIFIADPDDKVANKAKAALGDPKNTTTSEYNRAIAGIYTPGSTFKPLVGIAALEEGKTTPFETYFDRGYETFDGLMLKSIEYNQYRAGLGTVNLITAIQKSSNPYFYNLGNKVGIDNLVKWAKRFGLGQKTGIDLLGESKGIISSREYKKKVEPYPWTAADTAQTSIGQMYNSFTPIQLANYAATIANGGKHLKPHIIKRVVKFDGSIVTETKPEYEIIPVKKENMKVIQQGMIAVANATDGTAADKFKDLKPITVAGKTGTAETGREATQSSNALFICYAPADKPQIAVAVVVERGIFGAYTAPIAKDILKYYFDSNGTGNKDYTVKADIVQLTK, from the coding sequence ATGAAACAGTTTTTTAAAGACAGATATACCATTGTGGGAATAGCTATAGTTCTGATGTTCTCTGTAATTGTCTACCAGTTGGCGAACATGCAGCTGGTTCAGGGCGAAAACTACTATACACAGTCCCAAAGTAAAATAATGAGATCAACGACCATTCTGGCTGAACGTGGGAATATACTTGACAGGTATGGCGTTCCTGTAGCTGTTAATTCCACCAGTTATTCCGTTATATTGATGGATACCGGGCTTGGGTCTAAAAAGCTCAATGAAATGATGTATAAAATTCTTAAGGTTCTTGAAAAGAACGGAGACTCTTACAACAAAACTTTCTCAAAGTATCTGACCTACCCGGTGGGTTTCGGAACTATGCTGAAAAATAATGAAAACCGGAAAAAAACCCTTAAGATTATGACAGGATATGATTTCAAGGGCTTTGATCAGGATTCTACACCGGAAGAAGTATATGAATATGTCAAGGACATGGTGTTCAAGGTTGATGACAAGTACTCCGAAAAGGATGCTTATGATATTATGACACTCAGGTTTCAAGGAATTTCAATGGATCCTGTCCTTGCAGATTCAATCAGTACCAAAACAATTGCAGAGCTGGAGGAACGGAGCGACGAATTTCCGGGAGTAATTATAGAGAGTGTTCCCAGCAGGAAATATGTTGATGCGAAGTATGCAGGGCAGTTAATTGGTCACGTAGGGCCTATAGATGCTGAAGAACTGGCTAAGAACAGCGATGCAGGCTATAAAATGACGGATATTATAGGTAAGTCAGGAGTAGAACTGACTACCGAAGGGTATCTGAGAGGTACTAACGGTTACAGACGTGTTGAAGTAGATGATAACGGAAAGCCAAGAACAGTCAGTGAGGAAGCAGTAAAGCCCGGTAGTGACGTAGTGTTGACTATCGACATGGGACTTCAAAAGGTAGCAATGGATTCCCTTGCAAAAAATATAAAACTTATACGTGAGTCTAGTGATAAAAAAAATCGTCATGACGCATTCGCAGGAGCTGCAGTTGCCATAGATGTGAATACCGGAGAAGTACTTGCACTTGCAAATTACCCAAGTTATGACCCGTCCATATTCATTGCAGACCCTGACGATAAGGTGGCAAATAAAGCAAAAGCAGCCTTGGGAGACCCTAAAAATACAACTACCTCGGAGTATAACAGGGCCATTGCCGGAATTTATACACCGGGTTCAACCTTTAAGCCCTTAGTTGGAATTGCAGCATTAGAGGAAGGAAAAACAACTCCATTTGAAACATATTTTGATAGAGGATACGAGACATTCGACGGTTTGATGCTAAAGTCAATTGAGTACAACCAATACCGTGCCGGTCTTGGAACAGTTAATCTCATAACTGCAATACAAAAGTCGTCTAATCCTTATTTTTACAATCTTGGTAATAAAGTTGGAATTGATAATTTAGTAAAATGGGCAAAAAGGTTCGGTTTGGGCCAAAAGACAGGAATTGATCTCCTGGGTGAAAGTAAGGGGATTATTTCCTCCAGAGAGTATAAAAAGAAAGTTGAGCCATATCCCTGGACTGCTGCTGATACAGCACAAACATCAATAGGACAGATGTATAACAGCTTTACCCCAATACAGCTTGCAAACTATGCAGCTACCATCGCAAATGGAGGTAAGCATTTAAAACCTCACATTATAAAGAGGGTTGTAAAGTTTGATGGCTCTATCGTAACTGAAACAAAGCCTGAATATGAAATAATTCCGGTTAAGAAGGAAAATATGAAAGTAATTCAGCAGGGCATGATTGCGGTTGCCAATGCCACAGATGGAACTGCTGCCGATAAATTCAAGGACTTAAAGCCTATAACGGTTGCAGGAAAAACAGGTACTGCCGAAACAGGAAGGGAAGCAACTCAGTCCTCAAATGCACTGTTTATATGTTACGCTCCGGCCGACAAGCCTCAGATAGCAGTAGCCGTAGTAGTTGAAAGAGGAATTTTTGGTGCTTATACTGCACCCATTGCAAAGGACATACTTAAATATTACTTTGATTCAAACGGAACAGGCAATAAGGATTATACTGTTAAAGCAGATATAGTCCAATTGACCAAGTAA
- the minC gene encoding septum site-determining protein MinC — protein sequence MDESSVTFKGTVNGLTIILKHEPEFSEILQCMRDKVNSAGKFFRGAKLAVKYKGRSLNEEEKSQLLEILVRESGARIESFEEDKEQVQAVANNVSTDKPVERKNQIKKYMFFKGIEEGQTKFYRGTVRSGQLVNFDGNLVILGDVNPGAVIEATGNIVVMGLLRGVVHAGSDGNKEAIVAALGLNPTQLRIADIITRPPDEKGGVGNPIPELAYIKDDTLYVERFLPAR from the coding sequence ATGGATGAAAGTTCAGTAACTTTTAAAGGGACTGTAAACGGATTGACAATCATTTTAAAGCATGAGCCGGAATTTAGTGAAATTCTACAATGTATGAGGGATAAAGTAAATTCTGCAGGTAAATTCTTCAGAGGTGCGAAACTGGCGGTAAAATATAAAGGCAGAAGCCTCAATGAAGAAGAAAAGTCCCAGTTGTTGGAAATACTTGTAAGAGAAAGCGGAGCCAGGATAGAATCATTTGAAGAGGATAAGGAACAGGTTCAGGCGGTAGCTAATAATGTTTCAACGGACAAGCCTGTTGAAAGAAAGAATCAGATAAAAAAGTATATGTTCTTTAAGGGTATAGAAGAAGGACAGACAAAGTTTTACAGAGGAACTGTACGCTCAGGACAATTGGTAAATTTTGATGGTAATTTGGTAATACTTGGCGATGTTAATCCCGGTGCAGTAATTGAGGCTACCGGAAATATAGTTGTAATGGGCTTGCTCAGGGGAGTTGTTCATGCAGGCAGCGACGGAAACAAGGAAGCTATAGTGGCAGCCTTGGGTTTGAATCCCACACAGTTGAGAATAGCAGACATTATAACACGTCCTCCTGATGAAAAAGGAGGAGTTGGGAATCCTATACCTGAACTGGCTTATATAAAGGATGACACCCTTTACGTAGAACGTTTTTTACCAGCCAGATAG
- the minD gene encoding septum site-determining protein MinD, with product MGEVIVITSGKGGVGKTTTTANIGTGLALAGKKVVLIDTDIGLRNLDVVMGLENRIVYDLVDVIEGVCRVKQALIKDKRYEGLYLLPAAQTRDKSAVAPEQMINLVNELKNEFDYIIIDCPAGIEQGFKNAIAGANRAIVVTTPEVSAVRDADRIVGLLEANELRNPKLLINRVRIDMVKRGDMMTIDDIIDILAIDLIGVVPDDEKIVVSTNKGEPAVTDEKSLAGQAYRNVTRRIQGEDVPIMNLETDEGFLNKFKKLLGFKNT from the coding sequence ATGGGCGAGGTAATTGTAATTACATCCGGAAAGGGTGGAGTAGGTAAGACTACAACAACTGCCAATATTGGTACTGGCCTGGCACTGGCAGGTAAAAAGGTAGTACTTATAGATACTGATATAGGACTAAGAAATCTGGATGTTGTAATGGGCTTGGAAAACAGAATCGTATACGATTTGGTTGACGTTATTGAAGGAGTTTGCAGAGTTAAGCAGGCCCTGATAAAGGATAAAAGGTATGAAGGCTTGTACCTCCTGCCCGCAGCACAGACAAGAGACAAGTCAGCAGTAGCACCTGAGCAGATGATTAATCTTGTAAATGAATTAAAAAATGAATTTGATTACATAATAATAGATTGTCCGGCAGGAATTGAGCAAGGCTTTAAAAATGCTATTGCCGGAGCAAACAGAGCAATAGTAGTAACCACACCGGAGGTTTCAGCCGTAAGGGATGCTGACCGTATTGTAGGGTTGCTTGAGGCAAATGAACTGAGAAATCCAAAGCTTTTAATAAACAGGGTAAGAATTGATATGGTTAAGCGCGGAGATATGATGACCATTGACGATATCATTGATATACTTGCGATTGACTTGATAGGTGTTGTACCTGACGATGAAAAGATTGTTGTCTCTACAAACAAAGGTGAGCCTGCGGTAACTGATGAAAAATCACTTGCAGGACAAGCATACAGGAATGTAACCAGAAGAATACAAGGTGAAGATGTACCCATTATGAACCTTGAAACTGATGAAGGATTTTTGAACAAGTTTAAAAAATTACTGGGATTTAAAAATACATAA
- the minE gene encoding cell division topological specificity factor MinE gives MLIDFSKIFGRSKPSKDVAKERLQLVLIHDRANVSPEFLEMVKGEIIKVIQHYMEIDESALDIQLTRTKSEEGDRVVPALIANIPIKNVKNAGK, from the coding sequence ATGCTGATAGATTTCTCTAAAATCTTTGGCAGATCCAAGCCGTCTAAGGATGTAGCCAAAGAAAGGCTTCAGTTGGTGCTGATTCATGACAGAGCTAACGTTTCTCCTGAATTTTTAGAAATGGTTAAGGGTGAAATAATAAAGGTAATACAACATTACATGGAAATCGACGAGAGTGCACTTGATATACAATTAACCAGAACCAAAAGTGAAGAAGGTGACAGAGTGGTTCCGGCTCTCATTGCAAATATTCCAATAAAAAATGTAAAAAATGCAGGCAAATAA
- a CDS encoding methylglyoxal synthase — protein MNIAFIAHDNKKELMASFCIAYKSILHEHHIIATRSTGIMINKATGLNVNLLAYGSLGAQQLSARIACDEIDLLIYFRDANSEEDHNNYLLFKHCDVNNIPFATNIASAEVLIKGLERGDLAWRELLRQD, from the coding sequence ATGAATATAGCATTTATAGCTCATGATAACAAAAAAGAATTAATGGCAAGCTTTTGTATAGCTTACAAGTCAATTCTTCATGAACATCATATAATAGCGACACGATCTACAGGTATTATGATCAATAAAGCCACAGGGTTGAATGTCAATCTTCTTGCATACGGCAGTCTGGGTGCACAGCAGTTATCTGCCAGGATTGCTTGCGACGAAATTGATTTACTGATTTATTTCAGGGATGCAAATAGTGAAGAGGACCACAATAATTACCTGTTATTCAAGCATTGTGATGTGAACAACATTCCTTTTGCTACCAATATAGCATCTGCCGAGGTCCTTATAAAAGGTCTTGAACGTGGAGACCTTGCGTGGAGGGAACTGCTGAGGCAGGATTAA
- a CDS encoding M23 family metallopeptidase, producing the protein MDEIIERPKYSRPTGTPRRNRRNTNNDLISTIAAAKMLIVVVFLSAIALCKAANTPATDTFISKVKSITTVNYDVNKYIISAATTLGVRLPEGGGKLQKLVGGGNSTDGNDIQTSSVIDKTDSGGGVNPASGTSSSSVSTDSKSVSGSDMQVLDDIEIKSIADKYSFIVPIKGEIISPFGTRTDPLSGNPQFHTGIDIEANMGTSIKAALSGEVTEVGSNPEYDKYVKIKHNDGIMTLYGHCSILVAKVGQKVNQGDIIAKVGNSEDEASSNLHFEVWKDNKLINPGKLFDLINGGN; encoded by the coding sequence ATGGACGAAATTATTGAAAGACCGAAATACTCCCGACCGACCGGTACTCCCCGGAGAAACAGAAGAAATACAAACAATGACCTCATTTCAACAATTGCAGCCGCAAAAATGCTGATTGTAGTGGTTTTTTTATCTGCAATAGCCTTGTGCAAGGCAGCGAATACACCTGCAACAGATACCTTTATATCAAAGGTTAAGTCAATTACAACTGTAAACTATGACGTAAATAAATATATTATTAGTGCGGCTACTACATTAGGTGTAAGACTGCCTGAAGGGGGCGGTAAGCTTCAGAAACTGGTGGGAGGCGGAAATAGTACAGATGGTAATGATATTCAGACTTCATCAGTTATAGATAAAACAGATTCAGGTGGTGGGGTTAATCCGGCATCCGGCACAAGCAGCAGTTCTGTTTCTACAGACAGTAAATCAGTATCAGGAAGTGATATGCAGGTGTTGGACGATATTGAAATAAAGAGTATTGCAGATAAATACTCATTTATTGTTCCTATCAAAGGAGAAATAATTTCACCCTTTGGAACAAGGACCGACCCACTAAGCGGAAATCCTCAGTTCCATACAGGTATTGATATAGAGGCAAATATGGGAACATCTATCAAAGCAGCATTGTCAGGAGAGGTTACTGAGGTGGGCTCAAATCCCGAATATGATAAATATGTAAAGATAAAACACAATGACGGTATAATGACTCTTTACGGGCATTGTTCAATCCTGGTTGCAAAAGTAGGACAAAAGGTTAATCAAGGAGATATAATTGCGAAGGTTGGTAACTCGGAGGATGAGGCAAGTTCAAATCTGCATTTTGAAGTATGGAAGGACAACAAGTTGATTAACCCGGGAAAGCTCTTTGACCTTATTAACGGAGGTAACTAA